The following proteins are co-located in the Desulfatitalea tepidiphila genome:
- a CDS encoding transposase has product MAIKDNKTNAADAKSAAALQSQCYPFRTIPMRMVENDLNESRSVRDERGRENEGTENEGTSIHLLFYLLFIFHYTGKMPRKARIDAPGALHHIILRGIERRKIFYDDQDRDNFLDRLETVLTDTETPCFAWALMPNHVHLLLKTSATPIPTVMRRLLTGYAVSFNRRHHRHGQLFQNRYKSILCQEDLYFLQLVRYIHLNPFRARLVPDMKGLDYYAYAGHSTVMGNHDRPWQKTDFVLRYYDEKRSLARRAYREYVKNGIEDGRRPELVGGGLVRSAGGWTAVKALRKGTDRVKGDERILGDGKFVEAALTEAQENLERRYRLRANGCDFEWLVGRVAEQLVIAPEDVLAPGKYPQNVKARSLLCFWATRELGMKTVELAEKLNLSQPTVSQSVQRGQKIARQQGFCLIETQKQ; this is encoded by the coding sequence GTGGCAATAAAAGATAATAAAACAAATGCAGCTGACGCCAAAAGCGCTGCGGCTCTGCAGTCGCAGTGTTATCCATTCAGAACGATTCCTATGCGGATGGTTGAGAATGATTTGAATGAATCGCGTTCTGTGCGAGATGAACGAGGAAGGGAAAATGAGGGGACGGAAAATGAGGGGACGTCCATTCATTTATTATTTTACCTTTTATTCATTTTCCACTATACGGGAAAAATGCCGAGAAAAGCCCGCATAGACGCTCCCGGCGCCCTGCATCATATCATCCTTAGAGGCATTGAGCGCCGCAAGATATTTTATGATGATCAAGACCGGGACAACTTTCTCGACCGGTTGGAAACGGTCCTGACCGATACCGAAACGCCTTGTTTCGCCTGGGCATTGATGCCGAATCACGTTCACCTGTTGCTGAAAACCAGTGCCACGCCAATCCCTACAGTGATGCGACGACTGTTGACCGGATATGCGGTGAGCTTCAACCGCCGCCACCATCGGCACGGCCAGCTTTTCCAAAACCGCTATAAATCCATTTTGTGTCAAGAGGATCTGTATTTTTTGCAACTGGTGCGCTACATTCATCTGAATCCATTTCGGGCCAGGCTCGTGCCGGATATGAAGGGTTTGGATTACTACGCGTATGCCGGACACAGCACCGTGATGGGCAATCACGATCGACCTTGGCAGAAAACGGATTTCGTTCTCAGGTATTACGATGAAAAACGATCACTTGCCCGCAGGGCTTATCGTGAATACGTGAAAAATGGCATCGAAGATGGTCGCAGACCGGAATTGGTAGGCGGCGGGCTTGTCCGCAGCGCCGGTGGGTGGACGGCGGTTAAAGCACTGCGCAAAGGAACTGACCGTGTTAAAGGAGATGAGCGCATCCTGGGAGATGGGAAGTTTGTCGAAGCGGCCTTGACAGAGGCCCAGGAAAATTTGGAACGACGATACCGCCTCCGGGCCAATGGCTGCGATTTCGAGTGGTTGGTTGGCCGTGTCGCGGAGCAGTTGGTGATAGCGCCTGAAGACGTGTTGGCTCCGGGTAAGTACCCCCAAAACGTAAAAGCCCGCAGTCTGTTGTGTTTTTGGGCGACGCGCGAACTTGGCATGAAGACCGTTGAACTGGCCGAAAAACTGAACCTCTCGCAACCAACCGTGAGTCAATCGGTCCAAAGAGGGCAAAAGATAGCCCGGCAGCAAGGATTTTGTCTCATTGAGACTCAAAAACAATAA
- a CDS encoding IS481 family transposase, with amino-acid sequence MLNGTKTVIKHKIGLLNLAEELGNVSKACRIMGLSRDTFYRYQNAVEQGGIDALVDQSRRKPNIKNRTEETIEAAVVAYAVEQPAHGQVRASNELRKRGVFISPSGVRCVWLRHQLARFKDRLKALEDEMAKENLILTESQVQALERKKHDDIAPGEIETAHPGYLGSQDTFYVGTLKGVGRIYQQTFIDTYAKVGFAKLYTTKTPITAADLLNDKVLPFYEKHELPLLRILTDRGTEYCGKAETHDYQLYMAINDIEHTKTRAKSPQTNGICERFHKTMLQEFYQVTFRKKIYRDIETLQFDLDLWLEEYNHERTHQGKMCCGRTPMETLEDGKRLWAEKKVA; translated from the coding sequence ATGCTGAATGGTACCAAAACCGTCATCAAACACAAGATTGGATTGTTGAACCTGGCCGAGGAGCTTGGCAACGTATCCAAAGCCTGCCGGATCATGGGCCTTTCTCGTGACACCTTTTACCGCTACCAGAATGCTGTTGAACAAGGCGGTATTGATGCCCTCGTCGATCAAAGCCGCCGCAAACCTAATATCAAGAACCGCACAGAGGAAACGATCGAGGCTGCTGTCGTGGCCTATGCCGTTGAGCAGCCAGCGCATGGGCAGGTCCGTGCCAGCAACGAGCTGCGTAAGCGAGGGGTTTTCATTTCTCCCAGCGGTGTAAGGTGTGTGTGGCTGCGCCACCAATTGGCGCGCTTTAAGGACCGCCTGAAAGCCCTTGAGGATGAAATGGCCAAGGAGAATCTGATTCTTACCGAAAGCCAAGTCCAGGCCTTGGAGCGCAAAAAGCACGACGACATCGCTCCAGGAGAGATCGAGACCGCGCATCCCGGCTATCTGGGGTCACAAGATACCTTTTATGTCGGCACGCTCAAGGGCGTCGGTCGGATCTATCAGCAGACCTTTATAGATACGTATGCCAAGGTTGGCTTTGCCAAACTCTATACCACCAAAACTCCGATCACCGCTGCCGACCTTCTCAATGACAAGGTGCTGCCGTTTTATGAAAAACACGAACTGCCGTTACTGCGCATTTTGACCGACAGGGGCACCGAGTACTGCGGTAAAGCCGAAACCCATGATTATCAGCTTTACATGGCCATTAATGACATTGAGCACACCAAGACCAGGGCCAAATCACCGCAAACCAACGGCATCTGCGAACGGTTCCATAAAACCATGCTGCAGGAATTTTATCAGGTTACCTTCAGAAAGAAGATCTACCGGGATATCGAAACGCTTCAGTTTGATCTTGACCTGTGGCTTGAAGAGTACAATCATGAGCGAACCCATCAGGGGAAAATGTGTTGCGGCAGAACCCCGATGGAAACGCTTGAAGATGGAAAACGACTCTGGGCAGAAAAAAAAGTAGCTTGA
- the rlmD gene encoding 23S rRNA (uracil(1939)-C(5))-methyltransferase RlmD, producing MVIKKGQLIELDVEGLAFGGKGLARVDGLAVFIEQALPGDRILAKITKKKKNYAEARSIEVIKASEYRISPPCKYSGICGGCSWQFLNYEQQLFYKQQHVRESLEHIALIKGISVLQTLTTQKIFGYRNKMEFSCATRRWLTPDELGREDIVPDIALGLHVPGTFNKIIDIDMCLLQAPDGNEILSDVRRYIKSSSMPVYELRSHEGYWRFLVLRHSERYDQWMVNMVTSTLVHEQIQPLADFLVKKYPNIVSVINNISAKKAAVAIGDHEVLLAGRENITEGIGPFEFDISANSFFQTNSKGAELLYETVKGYAGLTGREIVVDLYCGAGTISIFLAMDAQQIIGLESNPGAVADANRNCIKNGIDNCRFISGDVRFTLSQLDIIPDVMIIDPPRVGMHEDVVHQVIKLGPPRIVYVSCNPATLARDLLLLKNSYRLVEVQPVDMFPHTYHIEAVALLEKI from the coding sequence ATGGTAATTAAAAAGGGACAACTGATAGAATTGGATGTAGAAGGACTTGCATTTGGGGGCAAAGGATTGGCGCGTGTCGATGGGCTTGCCGTTTTTATTGAACAGGCCCTGCCCGGTGATCGGATACTTGCGAAAATCACCAAGAAAAAGAAAAACTATGCAGAAGCAAGATCCATTGAGGTTATTAAAGCGTCTGAGTATAGAATATCCCCGCCATGCAAATACAGCGGGATCTGCGGCGGTTGTTCATGGCAATTTCTTAATTATGAGCAGCAGTTGTTTTATAAGCAGCAGCATGTGAGAGAGTCCCTTGAGCACATCGCTCTCATAAAAGGAATTTCGGTGCTGCAGACCTTGACCACACAAAAAATATTCGGTTATCGCAATAAGATGGAATTTTCCTGTGCCACACGAAGATGGCTCACACCAGACGAACTTGGTCGTGAAGATATCGTTCCGGATATTGCCTTGGGCTTGCACGTTCCAGGAACCTTCAACAAAATTATTGATATAGATATGTGCCTGCTCCAGGCCCCAGACGGAAACGAGATTCTTTCAGACGTGCGTCGTTACATTAAATCTTCTTCGATGCCAGTCTACGAATTGCGCAGCCACGAAGGGTATTGGCGTTTTTTGGTTTTGAGACACTCCGAAAGGTATGATCAGTGGATGGTCAACATGGTCACATCCACTTTGGTTCATGAACAGATTCAGCCATTGGCGGATTTTTTAGTAAAAAAATATCCCAACATAGTGTCTGTCATTAACAACATCAGTGCTAAAAAGGCAGCTGTTGCAATTGGGGATCATGAAGTTTTATTGGCGGGCAGAGAAAATATCACAGAAGGCATTGGCCCTTTCGAGTTCGATATTTCCGCCAATTCATTTTTCCAGACCAACAGCAAGGGCGCTGAATTGCTTTACGAAACGGTAAAGGGGTATGCGGGATTGACAGGGCGGGAGATCGTTGTGGATTTGTATTGTGGAGCCGGCACGATCAGTATTTTTCTTGCAATGGACGCACAACAAATCATCGGCTTGGAATCAAACCCGGGTGCAGTGGCGGACGCCAATCGAAATTGCATTAAAAATGGTATTGATAACTGCCGTTTTATTTCAGGAGACGTCCGTTTTACGCTGTCACAATTGGACATCATACCCGATGTCATGATTATCGATCCTCCTAGAGTCGGCATGCACGAGGATGTCGTTCATCAGGTCATTAAGTTGGGTCCCCCAAGAATCGTTTATGTCTCATGTAATCCGGCCACTTTGGCTCGAGACTTGCTTTTGTTGAAAAACAGTTATCGCTTGGTTGAAGTTCAACCCGTAGACATGTTTCCCCATACTTACCACATCGAAGCAGTCGCACTGTTGGAGAAGATTTGA
- a CDS encoding alpha/beta hydrolase, translating into MFTSQNIFFSVDGALLIGTLHLPGVHQPPFVIGCHGLLSDRQSPKQIALAEALNRIGIAYFRFDHRGCGESGGKFDISHLLSSRCKDLLGAIRYIQSHSQVGQIAGLFGSSFGGTVCLCVASGISVPAVVTYAAPIDSLIIKKPTLGEINSVYRDQLSAQPDFDFDIREILSKLNHILIMHGEKDEVVPLEHAHKIYEKAKDPKKLIIHKGGDHRMSNPDHQDAFIVECVSWFKKFYNRTGSNRSDT; encoded by the coding sequence ATGTTTACATCCCAAAATATTTTCTTTTCCGTAGACGGTGCTCTCCTGATTGGCACACTGCACCTGCCCGGCGTCCATCAACCACCTTTTGTCATCGGCTGTCATGGGCTTTTATCAGATCGACAATCGCCCAAGCAGATTGCCTTAGCCGAGGCCTTAAACCGAATCGGCATAGCCTATTTCCGATTCGATCATCGCGGTTGCGGTGAGAGTGGAGGAAAATTTGATATCAGCCACCTTTTATCGTCCCGGTGCAAAGACCTTTTAGGGGCGATTCGATACATCCAGTCACACTCCCAGGTGGGTCAAATTGCAGGGCTTTTCGGAAGCAGCTTCGGCGGCACAGTGTGTTTATGCGTCGCTTCCGGCATCAGTGTTCCTGCAGTGGTCACTTATGCCGCACCCATCGATAGTCTAATTATCAAAAAACCAACACTTGGTGAAATTAATTCCGTCTATAGAGACCAACTGTCTGCTCAACCTGACTTTGACTTTGATATTCGTGAAATTCTATCGAAATTAAACCACATATTGATCATGCACGGCGAGAAAGATGAGGTTGTGCCGCTTGAACATGCACACAAGATTTACGAGAAAGCGAAGGACCCTAAAAAACTGATCATCCATAAAGGAGGAGATCACAGAATGAGCAATCCAGACCACCAAGACGCTTTTATTGTGGAGTGCGTTTCGTGGTTTAAAAAATTCTATAATCGAACAGGCTCCAATCGTTCAGACACTTAG
- the cysQ gene encoding 3'(2'),5'-bisphosphate nucleotidase CysQ — protein MEKQFDLVGPMITAVIAALKAGQAIIEIYNTDFEVETKSDESPLTLADRQSHEIIKSMLMDYRLPMISEEGRDIPFQQRQSWERLWIVDPLDGTKEFVKRNGEFTVNIALIENGKPVLGVVFAPIPRLLYFASRNLGSYKIDCPSETWLDIFTKRAPEKVLDILLSSARRLPFNKNNPSRYTIVGSRSHASSELVEFVERMKQEKGQVDFIQAGSSLKICLVAEGGADIYPRLGPTMEWDTAAGHAVAQYAGAKIFDYNTNEELGYNKPNLLNPWFIVERT, from the coding sequence ATGGAAAAGCAATTTGATTTAGTCGGACCGATGATTACCGCCGTCATTGCGGCCCTAAAAGCCGGGCAGGCTATTATCGAGATTTACAATACAGATTTCGAAGTTGAAACCAAATCTGATGAGTCCCCTTTAACCTTAGCGGACCGGCAATCCCATGAGATTATAAAGTCAATGCTGATGGATTATCGTCTTCCCATGATCAGCGAAGAGGGTAGAGATATCCCCTTTCAGCAGCGACAATCCTGGGAGAGGCTCTGGATTGTGGATCCTTTGGATGGAACAAAGGAATTTGTCAAAAGAAATGGTGAATTCACCGTTAATATTGCATTGATCGAAAATGGGAAACCCGTTCTGGGAGTTGTATTTGCACCGATTCCCCGGTTACTGTACTTTGCCAGCCGCAATTTAGGGTCGTATAAGATTGATTGCCCTTCCGAAACATGGCTCGACATTTTCACAAAAAGAGCCCCCGAGAAGGTTCTGGATATACTGCTATCTTCCGCAAGAAGGTTGCCTTTTAACAAAAATAATCCATCAAGGTACACTATTGTAGGCAGCCGTTCCCATGCCAGCTCTGAATTGGTAGAGTTTGTAGAAAGGATGAAGCAGGAAAAGGGGCAGGTGGATTTTATCCAGGCCGGAAGTTCTTTAAAGATTTGTCTTGTTGCAGAAGGCGGTGCAGATATCTATCCTCGCTTAGGTCCAACGATGGAGTGGGATACTGCTGCAGGGCACGCAGTAGCACAGTATGCCGGGGCTAAAATATTTGATTATAATACCAACGAAGAGCTGGGTTACAACAAACCCAACCTTTTGAACCCGTGGTTTATTGTAGAGAGGACTTGA
- a CDS encoding radical SAM protein, whose product MEFLPQQHLIICPEKKGPNKLLKQSFPLRFGRYSEIRTPDFEFCFNLNGEIKSIRGLRPDWPHPAEQFKRTAGNDWIYYTVGDKSGSDGIISWMAEYYLPCLPYSSNPVWEINYLSNPAVMNAMGQWSRLFGTLYMANKKGLNSKARDLIERILANDDQTLYQRSKQLNEIIGGRVSVLPPDTRHVDYDIIPLTIADGCLYHCKFCCVKSNQIFRKRSQKSIREQIAALKNHFSSDIVNYHALFLGNHDALAAGPELICYAAQEAYDAFGFRPRVDQKPFLFLFGSVDSLLKSGQNVFEELNGLPFYTYINIGFESVDANTLADIGKPVTVEKVKQAFLKMLKINAAYSRIEVTGNFIAGDNLSPDHEESLGDLLKNADTAGKKKGPIYLSPIKDSPKKRELLARFYRIKEESRLPVLVYLIQRL is encoded by the coding sequence ATGGAATTTTTACCACAGCAGCATTTGATAATCTGCCCTGAAAAAAAAGGGCCTAACAAACTGCTAAAACAAAGTTTTCCACTTAGATTTGGCAGATATTCAGAAATCAGGACACCGGACTTTGAGTTCTGCTTTAATCTGAATGGAGAAATCAAATCCATTCGGGGGCTTCGGCCGGACTGGCCTCACCCGGCAGAACAGTTTAAGCGGACAGCCGGTAATGATTGGATATATTATACAGTAGGCGATAAAAGCGGCAGTGACGGGATCATATCCTGGATGGCAGAATATTATCTGCCCTGCCTGCCATATAGCAGTAATCCTGTTTGGGAGATAAATTATTTATCTAATCCTGCGGTTATGAATGCCATGGGACAATGGTCCCGGCTGTTTGGCACTCTGTACATGGCAAATAAAAAAGGTCTGAATTCCAAGGCAAGGGATCTTATTGAGCGGATATTGGCTAATGATGATCAGACGCTTTATCAGCGATCCAAACAGCTGAATGAAATCATTGGAGGACGGGTTTCTGTTCTCCCGCCGGATACACGGCATGTCGATTATGATATCATTCCCCTGACCATAGCCGACGGATGTCTGTATCATTGTAAATTTTGTTGTGTAAAATCAAATCAGATATTTCGAAAAAGGTCTCAAAAGAGTATCCGGGAGCAGATTGCCGCTCTGAAAAATCATTTCAGTTCAGATATTGTCAATTACCATGCGCTTTTTCTCGGAAATCATGATGCACTGGCTGCGGGACCGGAGTTAATCTGTTATGCAGCACAGGAAGCTTACGATGCATTCGGGTTCAGGCCACGGGTGGATCAAAAACCGTTTCTATTTCTTTTTGGCAGCGTGGACTCTTTGTTAAAATCCGGTCAAAATGTATTTGAGGAATTGAACGGGCTTCCTTTCTACACATATATCAATATCGGGTTTGAATCTGTTGATGCAAATACCCTGGCCGATATCGGCAAACCGGTTACGGTTGAAAAGGTAAAACAAGCATTTTTGAAAATGCTTAAAATAAATGCTGCATATTCCCGGATTGAAGTCACAGGCAATTTTATTGCGGGAGATAACTTATCACCGGATCATGAAGAATCCCTTGGCGACCTGTTAAAAAACGCTGATACGGCAGGGAAGAAAAAAGGTCCGATATACCTGTCCCCGATTAAAGACAGCCCTAAAAAAAGAGAGCTTTTGGCCCGGTTTTATAGGATAAAGGAGGAGAGCAGGTTACCGGTTTTGGTCTACCTAATACAGAGATTGTAA
- the acnA gene encoding aconitate hydratase AcnA, translating to MDKKACLKTISANGQTYHCYDIQQLAAQGVADIKRLPFSIRILVENLLRKLDDRVVKEDDLKAVANWQKTYDAPVEIPHHPARVLMQDFTGVPAVVDLAAMRDAVKQLGGDATRINPLVPVELVVDHSVQVDYFGTTRSLEKNVAKEYERNGERYKLLKWAQKSFDNFKVVPPNSGICHQVNLEYLGRGVIAEETSEGVLAYPDSLVGTDSHTTMINAIGVMGWGVGGIEAEAVMLGQPYYMSIPEVIGVKLFGRLKEGVTATDLVLRVTEMLRKRGVVEKFVEFSGPGLKNLSVPDRATIANMSPEYGATMGFFPVDEKTLEYLRMTHREDRAALTEAYTKAVGLFYTEAETPEYTDLLELDLAAVEPSLAGPARPQDRIALSAMKGAFAKILGCDYDRDAELAAISTFLDESGNQTRRPLKCKPLAQREIDINLNGLDTKIGDGHVVIAAITSCTNTSNPHVLIGAGLLAKAAVERGLKVPPIVKTSLAPGSKVVTDYLQAAGLLPYLEALGFHLTAFGCTTCIGNSGPLNPVIENTIKENDLNVAAVLSGNRNFEARIHQQVKSNFLASPMLVVAYALAGRMDVDLTIEPIGQDPNGEPVYLDELWPDFKEIDALVKAHVKQSLYEKEYGRIFDGDRFWKALDITESTTYAWDDASTYIKNPPYFEGFQLDPQAPGRIENARAFLLLGDSVTTDHISPAGAIPKDYPAGRHLIEKGVQPAQFNSYGSRRGNHEVMMRGTFGNVRIKNKLVASKEGGVTLKFPEKKEMFNYDAAILYQNECTPLIVIGGKEYGTGSSRDWAAKGTNLLGIRAVLAESFERIHRNNLVGMGVLPMVFKPGDNAEKLGLDGSETYTIEGIGGITPRKALTVRAVKEDGKEITFEVIARLDTDVDITYFQNGGILPTVLRTLMK from the coding sequence ATGGACAAAAAAGCCTGCCTTAAAACGATCAGCGCCAACGGCCAGACGTATCATTGTTACGACATCCAGCAACTCGCGGCCCAGGGCGTGGCCGACATCAAGCGCCTGCCCTTCTCCATACGCATCCTGGTGGAAAACCTGCTGCGCAAGCTCGACGACCGCGTGGTCAAAGAAGACGACCTGAAAGCCGTGGCCAACTGGCAAAAAACCTACGATGCGCCGGTGGAGATCCCCCACCACCCGGCCCGCGTGCTCATGCAGGATTTCACAGGCGTTCCGGCCGTCGTGGATCTGGCCGCCATGCGCGATGCGGTGAAGCAGCTGGGCGGCGACGCCACCCGGATCAACCCGCTTGTCCCCGTGGAGCTGGTCGTGGACCACTCGGTCCAGGTGGACTACTTCGGCACCACCCGTTCGCTTGAAAAGAACGTGGCCAAGGAGTACGAGCGCAACGGCGAGCGCTATAAGCTTCTCAAGTGGGCCCAGAAGAGTTTCGACAACTTCAAGGTGGTGCCGCCCAACTCAGGCATCTGCCACCAGGTCAACCTCGAATACCTGGGCCGCGGGGTGATCGCCGAAGAGACCTCCGAAGGCGTCTTGGCCTACCCCGACTCCCTGGTGGGCACCGACTCCCACACCACCATGATCAATGCCATCGGCGTCATGGGTTGGGGCGTGGGCGGCATCGAAGCCGAGGCTGTCATGCTCGGCCAGCCCTACTACATGTCCATTCCCGAAGTGATCGGCGTGAAACTCTTTGGCCGCCTCAAGGAGGGGGTCACCGCTACGGATCTGGTCCTCAGGGTCACCGAGATGCTGCGCAAGCGGGGTGTGGTGGAGAAATTCGTGGAGTTCTCCGGCCCCGGCCTGAAAAACCTGTCGGTGCCCGATAGGGCCACCATCGCCAACATGTCGCCCGAATACGGCGCCACCATGGGCTTTTTCCCGGTGGACGAAAAGACCCTCGAATACCTTCGCATGACCCACCGTGAGGACCGGGCCGCCCTCACCGAGGCCTACACCAAGGCCGTCGGCCTCTTCTACACCGAAGCCGAAACCCCCGAATACACGGACTTACTCGAGCTCGACCTGGCCGCCGTGGAACCCTCCCTGGCCGGCCCGGCCCGGCCCCAGGACCGCATCGCCCTGTCGGCCATGAAAGGCGCCTTCGCCAAGATCCTGGGCTGCGACTACGACCGCGATGCCGAACTGGCCGCCATCTCCACCTTCCTCGACGAATCGGGCAACCAGACCCGGAGGCCACTCAAATGCAAGCCGTTGGCCCAACGCGAAATCGATATCAACCTGAACGGCCTCGACACCAAGATCGGCGACGGCCATGTAGTGATCGCCGCCATCACCTCATGCACCAACACCTCCAACCCCCACGTGCTCATCGGCGCCGGTCTGTTAGCCAAAGCCGCCGTGGAGCGCGGCCTGAAGGTGCCGCCCATCGTCAAGACCTCCCTGGCCCCCGGATCCAAGGTCGTCACCGACTATCTTCAGGCAGCGGGCCTCCTGCCCTATCTCGAAGCCTTGGGGTTTCACCTCACCGCCTTCGGCTGCACCACCTGCATCGGCAACAGCGGCCCGTTAAACCCGGTCATCGAAAACACGATCAAGGAAAACGATCTCAATGTGGCGGCGGTCCTCTCCGGCAACCGCAACTTCGAGGCGCGCATTCACCAGCAAGTCAAATCCAACTTCCTGGCCTCGCCCATGCTGGTCGTGGCCTATGCTCTGGCCGGCCGCATGGACGTGGACCTCACCATCGAACCCATCGGCCAGGATCCCAACGGCGAACCGGTCTACCTGGACGAGTTGTGGCCCGATTTCAAGGAGATCGACGCGCTCGTCAAGGCCCACGTCAAGCAATCGCTCTATGAAAAAGAGTACGGCCGCATCTTCGACGGCGACCGGTTCTGGAAAGCCCTGGACATCACCGAAAGCACCACCTATGCCTGGGACGACGCCTCCACCTACATCAAAAATCCGCCCTACTTCGAAGGCTTCCAGCTCGACCCCCAGGCACCCGGCCGCATCGAAAACGCCCGCGCCTTTCTTCTCCTCGGCGACTCGGTCACCACCGACCACATCTCGCCCGCCGGCGCCATACCCAAAGACTACCCTGCCGGCCGCCATCTCATCGAAAAGGGAGTCCAACCGGCCCAGTTCAACTCCTACGGCTCGCGCCGCGGCAACCACGAGGTGATGATGCGCGGCACCTTCGGCAACGTGCGCATCAAGAATAAATTGGTCGCGTCAAAAGAAGGGGGCGTGACCCTGAAGTTCCCTGAAAAGAAGGAGATGTTCAACTACGACGCCGCCATACTTTACCAGAACGAATGCACCCCCCTGATCGTCATTGGCGGCAAGGAGTACGGCACCGGTTCGTCGCGCGACTGGGCCGCCAAGGGCACCAACCTGCTGGGCATCCGGGCCGTGCTGGCCGAATCCTTCGAGCGTATCCATCGCAACAACCTTGTGGGCATGGGCGTGCTGCCCATGGTCTTCAAACCCGGTGACAATGCCGAAAAACTTGGACTCGACGGTAGCGAAACCTACACCATCGAAGGAATTGGCGGCATCACCCCGCGTAAGGCCCTGACGGTTCGCGCCGTGAAGGAAGATGGAAAGGAGATCACCTTCGAAGTCATCGCCCGCCTGGACACCGATGTGGATATAACCTATTTCCAAAATGGTGGTATCTTACCCACTGTATTGCGAACCTTAATGAAATAG
- a CDS encoding PilZ domain-containing protein, whose product MENGLKNGNSLSLTERLKSLIDNLTEEKKSLLLDLLLEWQQKEQRNDRRIPCLVAVDYYDQRKIYRDFIQDLSRGGVFIETKESFEQGQKISLTFTLPSSQTHFKTTGEIVRTSAKGIGIRFSNKLSKYQEEIIRKDIDPKGGFS is encoded by the coding sequence ATGGAAAATGGGCTGAAAAATGGAAACTCTTTAAGTTTGACTGAAAGACTCAAATCGTTAATTGACAATTTAACAGAGGAAAAAAAGTCCTTATTATTGGATTTGCTCCTGGAGTGGCAGCAAAAGGAGCAAAGGAATGATAGGAGAATTCCGTGCCTGGTTGCAGTAGATTACTACGATCAACGCAAGATTTACCGAGATTTTATTCAAGATTTAAGCAGAGGCGGCGTGTTCATAGAAACCAAAGAATCTTTCGAGCAGGGGCAGAAGATTTCTCTTACCTTTACTCTGCCTTCCTCCCAGACTCATTTCAAAACCACTGGTGAAATCGTTCGTACCAGCGCAAAGGGGATCGGCATTCGATTTTCCAATAAGTTGAGCAAATACCAGGAAGAAATCATACGAAAAGACATAGACCCGAAAGGGGGTTTTTCATAA